The proteins below come from a single Cervus canadensis isolate Bull #8, Minnesota chromosome 2, ASM1932006v1, whole genome shotgun sequence genomic window:
- the PASK gene encoding PAS domain-containing serine/threonine-protein kinase: MEDGGSTTSAEDSRGPGGSPPLPVPPEGPAAPAALEPGKSWSSAHRHASRRPGLSKLCQSRMLLSEERWSSYCLSSLAAQNICTSKVHCVASPGRTGLAGPLGSASCCSLLRGLSSGGSPPLLPAPVCNPNKAVFTVDAKTTEILVANDRACRLLGYSSHDLIGQKLTQLFLKPDPDVVQALSEEHVEADGHAAVAFGTVVDIVSRSGERIPVSVWMKRVKQESSLCCVVMLEPVERVSAWVAFRSDGTVTSCDGLFAHLHGFASGEEVVGQHITDLIPSLQLPPPGEHIPTNLKIQRSVGRARDGATFPLSLKLKSQPSSEEAADGEVAPGGGYSASIWVFSTISGLITLLPDGTIYGINHSFALMLFGYGKAELLGKNITFLIPGFYHHMDLAYDSSLPLRDLASCLDAGSQSGPGVSMEDEPAGTAQDTKVDTETSKPAESQDTSPIALVPTDPRGSLPASPPALPPPGGDSIPGGSWSPPECLRDVPEGGPSARSGSSSPEGQQRSISEQEQPATAERLSRGLQRGSQSDLGDTKPSASQEDSEAAALGADRSSGDEAQGPCQEVRVGWAGTSDSDQGPDTATTAAPHTEGRLAGQGPQGQQSMLPGSPPSTPSPPGTLQLLFSTPPLDEPWLGMRQDREELHTCLIKEQLSALSFAAPRAVSYAELVLTGQPLPSAPASLSDLRAIDPRGGRSGSSSACYALATDLPGALEAVEAPEAGENSFSWNLKELVFRDWTDRTSSNCSCATSELGGTPSPSLVGSDADVGVLHRQQSDVLNDRELLLLTGTCVDLGGGRRFRESRLGLEETEPSQTCLVSSEHQDVNGRHSLSCILPVPGAGPEDDCLLEAPGLSLQVTSTPVRAEGPGPAPLRVADLQPEIQEGTYTGSCCHRDGSQLSVQFEVRRVELQGPATLFCCWLVKDLLHSRLDSALRSRVLLASLPSSAHSTCELSAASLGEVLGTKPWFEEPPKAVEPEGLAACEGAYSLKYSTLNPIGSGAFGFVWTAVDKEANKEVVVKFIKKEKVLEDCWIEDPKLGKVTLEIAILCKVEHANIIKVLDVFENKGFFQLVMEKHGSGLDLFAFIDHHPSLDEPLASYIFRQLVSAVVYLRSQSILHRDIKDENIVIAEDFSIKLIDFGSAAYLERGKLFYTFCGTIEYCAPEVLMGNPYRGPELEMWSMGVTLYTLIFEENPFCELEETMEAAINPPYLVSEDLMSLMSGLLQPAPEQRTTLEKLVTDPWVTQPVNLADYTWEEVCRVNKPESRALSTVGLELDGRSPSAAARALESHGPSCSRAGPRAPGDPAPCCSPALG; encoded by the exons ATGGAGGACGGGGGTTCAACGACCTCTGCAGAGGATAGCCGGGGCCCGGGCGGGAGCCCCCCGCTGCCGGTGCCCCCGGAGGGCCCCGCCGCGCCTGCCGCCTTGGAGCCCGGCAAGTCCTGGTCCTCAGCCCACAGACACGCGAGCAGGAGGCCCGGGCTGTCGAAGCTCTGCCAGAGCCGCATGCTGCTGTCAG AGGAGAGGTGGAGCTCTTACTGCCTGTCGTCACTGGCTGCCCAAAACATCTGCACGAGCAAGGTGCACTGTGTGGCCTCGCCGGGGCGGACGGGCCTCGCGGGGCCCCTGGGCAGCGCGTCCTGCTGCTCCCTGCTGCGGGGCTTGTCCTCGGGGGGGTCCCCACCGCTGCTCCCGGCCCCTGTGTGCAACCCCAACAAGGCCGTGTTCACCGTGGACGCCAAGACCACAGAG ATCCTGGTGGCCAACGACAGAGCATGCCGGCTCCTGGGCTACAGCAGCCACGACCTCATTGGCCAGAAGCTCACTCAGCTCTTCCTGAAGCCAGACCCCGATGTGGTGCAGGCCCTCAGCGAGGAGCATGTGGAGGCTGACGGGCATGCCGCCGTCGCTTTCGGCACCGTG GTGGACATTGTGAGCCGCAGCGGGGAGAGGATCCCGGTGTCCGTGTGGATGAAGAGGGTGAAGCAGGAGAGCAGCCTCTGCTGCGTGGTCATGCTGGAGCCCGTGGAGCGGGTCTCGGCCTGGGTGGCGTTCCGGAGCGAC GGCACCGTGACGTCCTGTGATGGGCTTTTCGCGCACCTGCACGGCTTCGCGTCTGGGGAGGAGGTGGTTGGGCAGCACATCACAGACCTCATCCCTTCCCTGCAGCTCCCCCCTCCTGGCGAGCACATCCCCACG AATCTCAAGATTCAGAGGTCCGTCGGAAGAGCCAGGGATGGTGCCaccttccccctgagcctgaaGCTGAAGTCCCAGCCCAGCAGCGAGGAGGCTGCAGATGGCGAGGTGGCCCCTGGCGGGGGCTACTCAGCATCCATCTGGGTGTTCTCCACCATCAGTGGGCTCATCACACTCCTGCCCGATGGGACCATCTACGGCATCAACCACAGCTTTGCCCTGATGCTGTTTGGTTACGGAAAGGCTGAGCTCCTGGGCAAG AACATCACCTTCCTGATTCCTGGTTTCTACCACCACATGGACCTTGCCTATGACAGCTCCTTACCTCTGCGGGACCTGGCCAGCTGCCTGGACGCTGGCAGCCAGAGTGGGCCTGGGGTCAGCATGGAGGACGAGCCTGCCGGCACAGCCCAGG ATACAAAGGTGGACACCGAGACCTCAAAGCCAGCGGAGAGCCAGGACACATCCCCTATAGCCCTGGTCCCCACAGACCCCAGGGGCTCCCTGCCCGCCTCCCCGCCGGCACTGCCCCCTCCGGG AGGGGACAGCATCCCAGGAGGAAGCTGGTCACCGCCCGAGTGCCTGCGAGATGTGCCTGAGGGAGGCCCATCCGCCCGCAGCGGCTCCTCGTCACCCGAGGGCCAGCAGCGCTCCATCTCAGAGCAAGAGCAGCCGGCGACAGCAGAGCGCCTCAGCCGGGGCCTTCAGCGGGGGAGTCAGTCTGACCTGGGGGACACAAAGCCGTCTGCTTCCCAGGAAGACTCGGAAGCTGCTGCCCTGGGTGCAGACAGGAGCAGTGGGGATGAGGCGCAGGGCCCATGTCAGGAGGTACGGGTTGGGTGGGCCGGCACCAGCGATTCAGACCAGGGCCCTGACACTGCCACCACTGCCGCGCCCCACACCGAGGGTCGCCTGGCCGGGCAGGGCCCCCAGGGGCAGCAGAGCATGCTGCCAGGAAGCCCGCCCTcgacccccagccccccagggaCGCTGCAGCTCCTGTTCTCGACGCCGCCTTTGGACGAGCCCTGGCTGGGCATGCGGCAGGACAGAGAGGAGCTGCACACATGCCTGATAAAGGAGCAGCTGTCCGCCTTGAGCTTCGCAGCTCCTAGGGCCGTCTCCTACGCTGAGCTGGTCCTGACGGGGCAGCCCCTGCCTTCCGCCCCTGCATCCTTGTCGGACCTGAGAGCCATAGACCCACGGGGCGGCCGCTCGGGCAGCTCCTCGGCCTGCTACGCCCTGGCCACCGACCTGCCCGGTGCCCTGGAGGCTGTGGAGGCCCCGGAGGCTGGCGAGAATTCGTTTTCCTGGAACCTCAAGGAGCTTGTTTTCAGGGACTGGACAGACCGAACTTCTTCCAACTGTTCGTGCGCCACATCTGAACTTGGGGGCACACCCTCGCCTTCCCTGGTGGGCTCTGATGCAGACGTGGGTGTCCTGCACAGGCAGCAGTCAGACGTGCTGAACGAccgggagctgctgctgctgaccgGCACCTGCGTTGATCTGGGTGGGGGCCGGCGCTTCCGCGAGAGCCGCCTGGGCCTGGAGGAGACAGAGCCGTCCCAGACCTGTCTGGTGTCCTCCGAGCACCAGGATGTGAATGGCCGCCACAGCCTGAGCTGCATCCTCCCCGTGCCGGGAGCCGGCCCTGAGGATGACTGCCTGTTGGAGGCACCCGGGCTGAGCCTCCAGGTCACCTCCACGCCTGTGAGAGCCGAGGGCCCCGGCCCTGCACCCCTTAGGGTGGCCGACCTGCAGCCGGAGATCCAGGAGGGCACCTACACGGGGAGCTGCTGCCACCGGGACGGTTCGCAGCTGA GTGTGCAGTTTGAGGTGCGGCGCGTGGAGCTCCAGGGCCCAGCCACCCTCTTCTGCTGCTGGCTGGTGAAGGACCTGCTGCACAGCCGCCTGGACTCGGCCCTGCGCAGCCGCGTGCTGCTGGCCAGCCTGCCCAGCTCCGCCCACTCTACCTGCGAGCTGTCCGCGGCCAGCCTGGGGGAG GTGCTTGGAACCAAACCCTGGTTTGAGGAGCCCCCCAAGGCCGTGGAGCCGGAGGGGCTGGCAGCCTGCGAGGGGGCGTACTCCCTTAAGTACAGCACGCTCAACCCGATCGGCAGCGGGGCCTTTGGCTTCGTGTGGACGGCGGTGGACAAGGAGGCGAATAAGGAG GTGGTGGTGAAGTTTATTAAGAAGGAGAAGGTTTTGGAGGACTGTTGGATTGAGGACCCCAAGCTTGGGAAGGTTACTTTAGAGATTGCCATTCTGTGCAAGGTGGAGCACGCCAACATCATCAAG gtgCTGGACGTGTTTGAGAACAAAGGCTTCTTTCAGCTGGTGATGGAGAAGCACGGCTCCGGCCTGGACCTCTTTGCATTCATTGACCACCATCCCAGCCTTGACGAGCCCCTGGCGAGCTACATCTTCCGACAG CTGGTGTCAGCGGTGGTGTACCTGCGCTCCCAGAGCATCCTCCACCGGGACATCAAGGACGAGAACATTGTCATCGCCGAGGACTTCTCCATCAAGCTCATTGACTTCGGCTCGGCTGCCTACCTGGAGCGGGGCAAGCTCTTCTACACCTTCTGCGGGACGATCGAGTACTGCGCGCCCGAGGTCCTCATGGGGAACCC GTACCGGGGGCCGGAGCTGGAGAtgtggtccatgggggtcacgcTGTACACGCTGATCTTCGAGGAGAACCCCTTCTGCGAGCTGGAGGAGACCATGGAGGCCGCGATAAACCCCCCGTACTTGGTGTCAGAAG